A window from Citrus sinensis cultivar Valencia sweet orange chromosome 5, DVS_A1.0, whole genome shotgun sequence encodes these proteins:
- the LOC102612135 gene encoding trihelix transcription factor GTL2, producing MFDEVPADQLHQFIAAASRASVVPFPLSFSTSSSSSSLHLHHHHHHHHHGSSPFPASFDPFNSTTTSQQVQQPHQLLHSLQQQKINEEKEENRSSSSSLVGMNLEVVQREGLIQKDPAWSLDELIALLRIRSSLENWFPELTWEHVSRRLEELGYKRSAEKCKEKFEEESRNFSNINYNKNYRTLFSEFDDEEQELYHRGQNSPHGHNVADEANEKLDQQQPREEEEEVEEGDKIMEQEAEHPRNDQTVANKSSCYHHQDKEKLSKGKKKRKFREKNFERFKGFCEDIVKKLMAQQEEMHNKLIEDLVKRDEEKVAREEAWKKQQIDRFNKELEIRASEQAITSNRQATIIKFLTRFSSSSSSSSSSTSEESGVNKHKVPNYSIPNPLTTSSSLILAQNPNQTQNPRSNLAPTSVPKKQTSSTIAISPQNPSSAATQNKPLAPTSTPIQNSDSQKLITSDGKDDIGKRWPRDEVFALINLRCNLYNNGEDKEGAASRVPLWERISQGMSELGYKRSAKRCKEKWENINKYFRKTKDANKKRSIDSRTCPYFHQLSTLYNQGTLVAPSDGTENRPAALPENHHSSSQGGNSSTHSTMPVAQGEKNLVQVSPALDFEF from the exons ATGTTTGATGAAGTGCCTGCAGACCAATTGCACCAATTCATAGCAGCAGCTTCGAGGGCATCAGTAGTGCCCtttcctctttctttctctacttcatcttcttcgtcgtctcttcatcttcatcatcaccaccaccatcatcatcatggcAGCTCACCTTTCCCTGCTAGTTTTGATCCTTTTAATAGTACTACTACTTCACAACAAGTGCAGCAACCCCATCAGTTATTGCACTCGTTGCAGCAGCAGAAGATTaatgaagagaaagaagagaacagaagcagcagcagcagcttggTTGGTATGAATTTGGAGGTTGTTCAAAGAGAGGGATTGATTCAAAAAGATCCAGCTTGGTCACTTGACGAACTAATTGCACTGTTGAGGATCAGATCTAGCTTGGAGAATTGGTTCCCAGAACTCACTTGGGAACACGTTTCAAG GAGGCTCGAAGAGCTTGGGTACAAGAGGAGTGCTGAAAAGTGCAAGGAAAAATTTGAAGAGGAGAGCAGAAACTTCAGTAACATTAATTACAACAAGAACTATAGGACATTGTTTAGtgaatttgatgatgaggaACAAGAGCTTTATCATCGTGGACAAAATTCTCCTCATGGTCATAATGTTGCTGATGAAGCAAACGAAAAGTTGGATCAACAACAaccaagagaagaagaagaagaagtagaAGAAGGAGACAAGATCATGGAACAAGAAGCTGAACATCCAAGAAATGATCAAACGGTTGCAAACAAATCATCATGTTATCATCACCAggataaagagaaattatcaaaagggaagaagaagaggaaattTAGAGAGAAGAACTTTGAGAGGTTTAAGGGGTTTTGTGAAGACATTGTGAAGAAGCTGATGGCTCAACAAGAAGAGATGCATAACAAGCTGATTGAAGATTTGGTGAAGAGAGACGAAGAGAAGGTTGCAAGAGAAGAAGCTTGGAAGAAGCAACAGATTGATAGGTTTAACAAGGAGCTTGAAATTAGGGCTAGTGAACAAGCAATTACTAGTAACAGACAAGCAACTATAATCAAGTTCTTAACAAGATTCTCATCATCCTCCTCctcgtcatcatcatcaacaagtGAAGAAAGTGGAGTTAATAAGCATAAGGTACCAAACTATTCAATTCCTAATCCTCTCACTACATCTAGTTCCTTAATTCTTGCTCAAAACCCAAATCAAACTCAAAACCCTAGATCAAATCTTGCTCCAACCAGCGTTCCAAAAAAGCAAACTTCATCAACAATAGCCATAAGTCCGCAAAACCCTAGTTCCGCCGCTACCCAAAACAAGCCATTAGCACCCACTTCAACTCCAATACAAAATAGTGACTCTCAAAAGCTTATAACATCCGATGGCAAAGATGACATAGGCAAAAGATGGCCAAGAGATGAAGTGTTTGCATTGATAAACTTGAGGTGCAATCTCTACAACAATGGTGAGGACAAGGAAGGAGCAGCATCAAGGGTTCCTCTATGGGAGAGAATCTCACAAGGGATGTCAGAGTTGGGTTACAAGAGAAGTGCGAAGAGGTGCAAAGAGAAATGGGAGAACATAAACAAGTACTTCAGAAAAACAAAGGATGCCAACAAGAAGAGGTCAATTGACTCTAGGACATGTCcttattttcatcaattgAGCACTTTGTACAATCAAGGCACACTTGTAGCACCCTCTGATGGGACGGAGAACCGCCCGGCCGCTTTACCGGAAAACCATCACAGCTCTTCTCAAGGTGGTAATTCTAGTACTCATTCAACAATGCCTGTTGCTCAGGGTGAGAAAAATTTGGTTCAAGTATCTCCAGCTTTAGATTtcgaattttga
- the LOC102612437 gene encoding putative phytosulfokines 6, which produces MKHSLQIHFSTFLLILLIFSKSKTSASFLATKQGQEEKKFKELSGEVSLQEMEEIESMNQIMGMETCENGDEECMKRRIISEAHLDYIYTQHHKP; this is translated from the exons ATGAAGCACAGCCTTCAAATTCATTTCAGTACTTTTCTCCTCATCCTTCTCATTTTCAGCAAATCAAAAACTTCTGCTAGTTTCTTAGCAACCAAACAAG GACAAGAGGAAAAAAAGTTCAAGGAACTTAGTGGTGAAGTTTCTCTTCAAGAGATGGAGGAAATTGAATCAATGAAT CAGATAATGGGAATGGAGACATGTGAGAATGGAGATGAAGAATGCATGAAGAGAAGAATCATTTCAGAGGCTCACTTGGACTACATCTACACCCAACATCATAAGCCTTGA
- the LOC102612949 gene encoding uncharacterized protein LOC102612949 isoform X2, translated as MKVSLIRCFHASPELLARRRDEDSFGLKTARRESNKGKFRKREIGKPPVEAAYVPPKPKKTVKSSQDKTVDIFEGMAVVELAKQSGASITTLQDILVNVGEKVDSEFEPLSIDVAELVVMELGFNVRRIHSSEGTEILPRPPVVTVMGHVDHGKTSLLDALRQTSLVAKEAGGITQHMGAFVVGMSTGASITFLDTPGHAAFSAMRKRGAAVTDIVVLVVAADDGVMPQTLEAIAHANAANVPIVVAINKCDKPAADPERVKNQLGAEGLELEDWGGKVQVVEVSAVKKTGLDDLEVALLLQAEMMNLKARVDGPAQAYVVEARLDKGRGPLTTAIVKAGTLVCGQHVVVGHEWGRIRAIRDMVGKSTDKARPAMPVEIEGLKGLPMAGDDIIVVDSEERARMLSSGRKKKFEKDRVRKINEERTENLEPSEDVPKRAEMPVIVKADVQGTVQAVTDALKTLNSPQLFVNVVHVGVGSVTQSDVDLAQACGACIVGFNVKSPPTSVSQAATQAGIKILMHSIIYHLLDDFGNLVVDKAPGTFETQVAGEAEVLNIFELKGRSKAKGDDVKIAGCRVIDGCFTRSSTMRLLRSGEVVFEGSCISLKREKQDVDTVAKGNECGLVIRDWHDFQVGDIIQCLEQVLVKPKFISSESGTVRIEC; from the exons ATGAAAGTTTCTCTAATACG GTGCTTTCATGCAAGCCCTGAACTTTTGGCCAGAAGAAGAGATGAGGACTCATTTGGTCTCAAGACAGCCAGGAGAGAGAGCAACAAAGGGAAGTTTAGAAAAAGGGAAATTGGGAAACCTCCTGTTGAAGCTGCATATGTACCTCCTAAACCCAAAAAAACTGTTAAATCCTCGCAAGATAAAACAGTCGATATATTTGAAGGCATGGCGGTTGTTGAGCTTGCAAAGCAATCAGGTGCATCAATAACCACCCTGCAGGATATTCTTGTAAATGTCGGGGAAAAGGTTGACTCAGAGTTTGAACCTCTAAGCATCGATGTGGCGGAGCTGGTTGTCATG GAACTTGGTTTCAATGTAAGGAGGATACATTCCAGTGAAGGTACAGAAATTCTACCACGGCCTCCGGTTGTAACGGTCATGGGTCATGTTGACCATGGGAAAACATCACTTTTAGATGCTTTACGCCAAACATCACTGGTGGCCAAGGAAGCTGGAGGCATAACTCAACATATGGGTGCTTTTGTTGTTGGCATGTCAACTGGGGCATCAATCACATTCCTTGACACCCCTGGTCATGCTGCATTTAGTGCGATGCGAAAAAGGGGTGCAGCAGTCACTGATATAGTTGTACTTGTTGTAGCTGCTGATGATGGGGTGATGCCCCAAACTCTCGAGGCCATTGCCCATGCAAATGCAGCTAATGTACCAATTGTGGttgcaattaataaatgtgATAAACCAGCCGCAGACCCAGAGAGGGTAAAGAATCAGCTTGGTGCAGAGGGCTTGGAGCTGGAGGACTGGGGTGGGAAGGTTCAGGTAGTTGAAGTCTCAGCTGTAAAGAAAACTGGATTGGATGATTTGGAGGTGGCTTTGCTTCTTCAGGCTGAAATGATGAATCTAAAGGCACGTGTTGATGGGCCTGCTCAAGCTTATGTGGTAGAGGCAAGGCTTGACAAGGGACGAGGTCCATTAACTACTGCAATTGTGAAGGCAGGGACTTTGGTTTGTGGGCAGCATGTGGTTGTGGGACATGAGTGGGGAAGAATAAGAGCTATCAGGGATATGGTGGGAAAGTCAACAGATAAGGCAAGACCTGCGATGCCAGTTGAGATTGAAGGGCTGAAGGGACTTCCAATGGCTGGTGATGATATTATTGTTGTGGATTCCGAGGAGCGAGCAAGAATGCTTAGTTCagggaggaaaaagaaatttgagaaAGATAGGGTAAGGAAGATCAACGAGGAAAGGACGGAAAATTTGGAACCATCGGAAGATGTGCCCAAGAGGGCTGAAATGCCAGTAATTGTAAAAGCAGATGTGCAGGGCACTGTCCAAGCGGTGACAGATGCATTGAAAACTTTAAATAGTCCCCAG CTTTTCGTGAATGTTGTCCATGTTGGTGTTGGGTCTGTTACCCAGTCTGATGTGGACTTAGCGCAAGCCTGTGGGGCATGTATAGTTGGATTCAATGTGAAGAGTCCGCCTACTTCTGTCAGTCAGGCAGCAACCCAAGCTGGTATAAAG ATATTGATGCACAGTATAATATATCACCTTTTGGATGACTTTGGCAATTTGGTAGTAGACAAGGCTCCTGGGACTTTTGAGACCCAGGTCGCTGGTGAGGCTGAAGTGCTGAATATCTTTGAGCTTAAAGGAAGGAGCAAGGCCAAGGGTGATGATGTGAAGATTGCAGGCTGCCGGGTTATTGATGGTTGTTTCACAAGGTCATCAACCATGAGACTTCTGAGAAGTGGGGAAGTTGTGTTTGAAGGATCTTGCATATCCCTTAAGCGGGAGAAGCAGGATGTGGATACAGTAGCGAAGGGGAATGAGTGTGGACTTGTGATACGTGATTGGCATGATTTCCAGGTTGGAGACATCATCCAATGTTTGGAGCAAGTGCTAGTAAAACCCAAGTTTATTTCATCAGAAAGTGGCACTGTTCGTATTGAGTGCTGA
- the LOC102612949 gene encoding uncharacterized protein LOC102612949 isoform X1, with translation MAWRQILKRSANARVVASKSLKYAPSSITTSAESSCSCLQGLRYHDVSMKVSLIRCFHASPELLARRRDEDSFGLKTARRESNKGKFRKREIGKPPVEAAYVPPKPKKTVKSSQDKTVDIFEGMAVVELAKQSGASITTLQDILVNVGEKVDSEFEPLSIDVAELVVMELGFNVRRIHSSEGTEILPRPPVVTVMGHVDHGKTSLLDALRQTSLVAKEAGGITQHMGAFVVGMSTGASITFLDTPGHAAFSAMRKRGAAVTDIVVLVVAADDGVMPQTLEAIAHANAANVPIVVAINKCDKPAADPERVKNQLGAEGLELEDWGGKVQVVEVSAVKKTGLDDLEVALLLQAEMMNLKARVDGPAQAYVVEARLDKGRGPLTTAIVKAGTLVCGQHVVVGHEWGRIRAIRDMVGKSTDKARPAMPVEIEGLKGLPMAGDDIIVVDSEERARMLSSGRKKKFEKDRVRKINEERTENLEPSEDVPKRAEMPVIVKADVQGTVQAVTDALKTLNSPQLFVNVVHVGVGSVTQSDVDLAQACGACIVGFNVKSPPTSVSQAATQAGIKILMHSIIYHLLDDFGNLVVDKAPGTFETQVAGEAEVLNIFELKGRSKAKGDDVKIAGCRVIDGCFTRSSTMRLLRSGEVVFEGSCISLKREKQDVDTVAKGNECGLVIRDWHDFQVGDIIQCLEQVLVKPKFISSESGTVRIEC, from the exons ATGGCTTGGAGACAGATTCTGAAAAGg AGTGCTAATGCTAGAGTTGTAgcttcaaaatcattaaaGTATGCGCCGAGCTCTATCACTACTTCAGCAG AGTCTTCCTGCTCGTGTTTGCAAGGGTTGCGTTATCATGATGTATCAATGAAAGTTTCTCTAATACG GTGCTTTCATGCAAGCCCTGAACTTTTGGCCAGAAGAAGAGATGAGGACTCATTTGGTCTCAAGACAGCCAGGAGAGAGAGCAACAAAGGGAAGTTTAGAAAAAGGGAAATTGGGAAACCTCCTGTTGAAGCTGCATATGTACCTCCTAAACCCAAAAAAACTGTTAAATCCTCGCAAGATAAAACAGTCGATATATTTGAAGGCATGGCGGTTGTTGAGCTTGCAAAGCAATCAGGTGCATCAATAACCACCCTGCAGGATATTCTTGTAAATGTCGGGGAAAAGGTTGACTCAGAGTTTGAACCTCTAAGCATCGATGTGGCGGAGCTGGTTGTCATG GAACTTGGTTTCAATGTAAGGAGGATACATTCCAGTGAAGGTACAGAAATTCTACCACGGCCTCCGGTTGTAACGGTCATGGGTCATGTTGACCATGGGAAAACATCACTTTTAGATGCTTTACGCCAAACATCACTGGTGGCCAAGGAAGCTGGAGGCATAACTCAACATATGGGTGCTTTTGTTGTTGGCATGTCAACTGGGGCATCAATCACATTCCTTGACACCCCTGGTCATGCTGCATTTAGTGCGATGCGAAAAAGGGGTGCAGCAGTCACTGATATAGTTGTACTTGTTGTAGCTGCTGATGATGGGGTGATGCCCCAAACTCTCGAGGCCATTGCCCATGCAAATGCAGCTAATGTACCAATTGTGGttgcaattaataaatgtgATAAACCAGCCGCAGACCCAGAGAGGGTAAAGAATCAGCTTGGTGCAGAGGGCTTGGAGCTGGAGGACTGGGGTGGGAAGGTTCAGGTAGTTGAAGTCTCAGCTGTAAAGAAAACTGGATTGGATGATTTGGAGGTGGCTTTGCTTCTTCAGGCTGAAATGATGAATCTAAAGGCACGTGTTGATGGGCCTGCTCAAGCTTATGTGGTAGAGGCAAGGCTTGACAAGGGACGAGGTCCATTAACTACTGCAATTGTGAAGGCAGGGACTTTGGTTTGTGGGCAGCATGTGGTTGTGGGACATGAGTGGGGAAGAATAAGAGCTATCAGGGATATGGTGGGAAAGTCAACAGATAAGGCAAGACCTGCGATGCCAGTTGAGATTGAAGGGCTGAAGGGACTTCCAATGGCTGGTGATGATATTATTGTTGTGGATTCCGAGGAGCGAGCAAGAATGCTTAGTTCagggaggaaaaagaaatttgagaaAGATAGGGTAAGGAAGATCAACGAGGAAAGGACGGAAAATTTGGAACCATCGGAAGATGTGCCCAAGAGGGCTGAAATGCCAGTAATTGTAAAAGCAGATGTGCAGGGCACTGTCCAAGCGGTGACAGATGCATTGAAAACTTTAAATAGTCCCCAG CTTTTCGTGAATGTTGTCCATGTTGGTGTTGGGTCTGTTACCCAGTCTGATGTGGACTTAGCGCAAGCCTGTGGGGCATGTATAGTTGGATTCAATGTGAAGAGTCCGCCTACTTCTGTCAGTCAGGCAGCAACCCAAGCTGGTATAAAG ATATTGATGCACAGTATAATATATCACCTTTTGGATGACTTTGGCAATTTGGTAGTAGACAAGGCTCCTGGGACTTTTGAGACCCAGGTCGCTGGTGAGGCTGAAGTGCTGAATATCTTTGAGCTTAAAGGAAGGAGCAAGGCCAAGGGTGATGATGTGAAGATTGCAGGCTGCCGGGTTATTGATGGTTGTTTCACAAGGTCATCAACCATGAGACTTCTGAGAAGTGGGGAAGTTGTGTTTGAAGGATCTTGCATATCCCTTAAGCGGGAGAAGCAGGATGTGGATACAGTAGCGAAGGGGAATGAGTGTGGACTTGTGATACGTGATTGGCATGATTTCCAGGTTGGAGACATCATCCAATGTTTGGAGCAAGTGCTAGTAAAACCCAAGTTTATTTCATCAGAAAGTGGCACTGTTCGTATTGAGTGCTGA
- the LOC102612949 gene encoding uncharacterized protein LOC102612949 isoform X3, producing MAWRQILKRSANARVVASKSLKYAPSSITTSAESSCSCLQGLRYHDVSMKVSLIRCFHASPELLARRRDEDSFGLKTARRESNKGKFRKREIGKPPVEAAYVPPKPKKTVKSSQDKTVDIFEGMAVVELAKQSGASITTLQDILVNVGEKVDSEFEPLSIDVAELVVMELGFNVRRIHSSEGTEILPRPPVVTVMGHVDHGKTSLLDALRQTSLVAKEAGGITQHMGAFVVGMSTGASITFLDTPGHAAFSAMRKRGAAVTDIVVLVVAADDGVMPQTLEAIAHANAANVPIVVAINKCDKPAADPERVKNQLGAEGLELEDWGGKVQVVEVSAVKKTGLDDLEVALLLQAEMMNLKARVDGPAQAYVVEARLDKGRGPLTTAIVKAGTLVCGQHVVVGHEWGRIRAIRDMVGKSTDKARPAMPVEIEGLKGLPMAGDDIIVVDSEERARMLSSGRKKKFEKDRVRKINEERTENLEPSEDVPKRAEMPVIVKADVQGTVQAVTDALKTLNSPQLFVNVVHVGVGSVTQSDVDLAQACGACIVGFNVKSPPTSVSQAATQAGIKTRLLGLLRPRSLVRLKC from the exons ATGGCTTGGAGACAGATTCTGAAAAGg AGTGCTAATGCTAGAGTTGTAgcttcaaaatcattaaaGTATGCGCCGAGCTCTATCACTACTTCAGCAG AGTCTTCCTGCTCGTGTTTGCAAGGGTTGCGTTATCATGATGTATCAATGAAAGTTTCTCTAATACG GTGCTTTCATGCAAGCCCTGAACTTTTGGCCAGAAGAAGAGATGAGGACTCATTTGGTCTCAAGACAGCCAGGAGAGAGAGCAACAAAGGGAAGTTTAGAAAAAGGGAAATTGGGAAACCTCCTGTTGAAGCTGCATATGTACCTCCTAAACCCAAAAAAACTGTTAAATCCTCGCAAGATAAAACAGTCGATATATTTGAAGGCATGGCGGTTGTTGAGCTTGCAAAGCAATCAGGTGCATCAATAACCACCCTGCAGGATATTCTTGTAAATGTCGGGGAAAAGGTTGACTCAGAGTTTGAACCTCTAAGCATCGATGTGGCGGAGCTGGTTGTCATG GAACTTGGTTTCAATGTAAGGAGGATACATTCCAGTGAAGGTACAGAAATTCTACCACGGCCTCCGGTTGTAACGGTCATGGGTCATGTTGACCATGGGAAAACATCACTTTTAGATGCTTTACGCCAAACATCACTGGTGGCCAAGGAAGCTGGAGGCATAACTCAACATATGGGTGCTTTTGTTGTTGGCATGTCAACTGGGGCATCAATCACATTCCTTGACACCCCTGGTCATGCTGCATTTAGTGCGATGCGAAAAAGGGGTGCAGCAGTCACTGATATAGTTGTACTTGTTGTAGCTGCTGATGATGGGGTGATGCCCCAAACTCTCGAGGCCATTGCCCATGCAAATGCAGCTAATGTACCAATTGTGGttgcaattaataaatgtgATAAACCAGCCGCAGACCCAGAGAGGGTAAAGAATCAGCTTGGTGCAGAGGGCTTGGAGCTGGAGGACTGGGGTGGGAAGGTTCAGGTAGTTGAAGTCTCAGCTGTAAAGAAAACTGGATTGGATGATTTGGAGGTGGCTTTGCTTCTTCAGGCTGAAATGATGAATCTAAAGGCACGTGTTGATGGGCCTGCTCAAGCTTATGTGGTAGAGGCAAGGCTTGACAAGGGACGAGGTCCATTAACTACTGCAATTGTGAAGGCAGGGACTTTGGTTTGTGGGCAGCATGTGGTTGTGGGACATGAGTGGGGAAGAATAAGAGCTATCAGGGATATGGTGGGAAAGTCAACAGATAAGGCAAGACCTGCGATGCCAGTTGAGATTGAAGGGCTGAAGGGACTTCCAATGGCTGGTGATGATATTATTGTTGTGGATTCCGAGGAGCGAGCAAGAATGCTTAGTTCagggaggaaaaagaaatttgagaaAGATAGGGTAAGGAAGATCAACGAGGAAAGGACGGAAAATTTGGAACCATCGGAAGATGTGCCCAAGAGGGCTGAAATGCCAGTAATTGTAAAAGCAGATGTGCAGGGCACTGTCCAAGCGGTGACAGATGCATTGAAAACTTTAAATAGTCCCCAG CTTTTCGTGAATGTTGTCCATGTTGGTGTTGGGTCTGTTACCCAGTCTGATGTGGACTTAGCGCAAGCCTGTGGGGCATGTATAGTTGGATTCAATGTGAAGAGTCCGCCTACTTCTGTCAGTCAGGCAGCAACCCAAGCTGGTATAAAG ACAAGGCTCCTGGGACTTTTGAGACCCAGGTCGCTGGTGAGGCTGAAGTGCTGA
- the LOC102618026 gene encoding F-box/kelch-repeat protein At1g57790-like gives MAITRGQAKKRKIWIENNSSSSSSSSSCSWSNLPDDIVCMIMNRLPYAGQLYFRAACKSWREAKIHQAGPLKYKYADELPWMMAIDDSQSSCHLLDPFHKRKYTIHDETTTQLFGEGTSVLASRHGWLLVAKEKYPHPYDSLFLYSPFTGKTIQLPDLPGEITQLPCRTRDMRHSLAITFTASPDSKDCEVVVVRLLNTTCKQVLIRMCGPGDTTWNTPLRFDISDHLYPDKKIPSDFNFDTAYVNGAVYCLFGVSSVGAFIVATKQWKVFPYPPIHETHCRLSFAHISEWDGNYLLLSHYVHDLPEGFVFYRLEFDPSKSRLMEEDGVKDYWVEVKSLNNRSLFLGDNDTSLLFPVGEATGLANTVHHWKCYDNGLFYHANAIRYDDPTPCPQISQIYDWDVLEHRVLWIQPPDQPNF, from the coding sequence ATGGCTATTACTAGAGGCCAGGcgaagaagaggaagatctggattgaaaataattcatcatcatcatcatcaagttcatcatgtTCATGGTCGAATCTACCAGATGATATAGTATGCATGATAATGAATCGTCTCCCCTACGCAGGTCAATTATATTTCCGGGCAGCATGCAAGAGTTGGCGAGAGGCAAAGATTCATCAAGCAGGGCcacttaaatataaatatgccGATGAATTGCCATGGATGATGGCCATCGACGATTCACAAAGTTCATGCCATCTCTTAGACCCTTTTCACAAACGTAAATACACCATTCACGACGAAACCACCACGCAACTTTTTGGTGAAGGGACAAGTGTTCTTGCTTCAAGACATGGTTGGTTACTTGTCGCCAAAGAAAAATATCCTCATCCATATGATTCGCTCTTCTTATACTCTCCTTTCACTGGTAAAACCATTCAACTTCCGGATTTGCCAGGGGAAATCACTCAACTTCCTTGTCGAACAAGGGACATGCGTCACTCTCTTGCAATAACATTTACTGCGTCTCCAGATTCAAAAGATTGCGAGGTCGTCGTGGTGAGATTATTAAATACGACTTGCAAACAAGTGCTCATCAGGATGTGTGGACCTGGAGACACAACATGGAATACACCCCTGCGGTTTGATATCAGTGATCATTTATACCCTGACAAAAAAATCCCATCAGATTTTAACTTCGATACCGCATATGTGAATGGAGCTGTTTACTGTTTATTTGGTGTTTCTTCCGTGGGGGCTTTCATTGTTGCAACAAAACAGTGGAAGGTGTTTCCATATCCTCCCATACATGAAACCCACTGCCGGCTTAGTTTTGCTCACATTTCGGAATGGGATGGGAACTATTTGTTACTATCACACTATGTACATGATCTTCCAGAGGGGTTTGTCTTTTACAGGCTTGAATTTGATCCATCGAAATCAAGATTAATGGAGGAGGATGGGGTGAAGGACTACTGGGTTGAAGTTAAGAGTTTAAATAATCGATCATTATTCTTGGGTGATAATGATACATCGTTACTGTTTCCTGTGGGAGAGGCCACTGGATTAGCCAATACAGTGCATCATTGGAAATGCTACGACAATGGCTTGTTCTACCATGCCAATGCCATTCGTTATGATGATCCTACTCCATGCCCACAGATTTCGCAAATTTATGATTGGGATGTCTTGGAGCACCGAGTATTATGGATTCAACCTCCTGATCAGCCGAATTTTTAA